The genomic interval ATGCAGAAACTTTTCCAGGAATAAACTGTGCTCCTTGCTTTTTTAGTGATTCAAGTACATTCGTTAATTGATATTCTCCATTTTCTCTTAAATCATTATCTAGTAAATACTGAATTTCTTCTTTTACTTTCTCACCATCTTTAAAATAATAAATCCCAATAATGGCTAAATCCGACACAAAGTCTTTAGGTTTCTCTACAAAATTAGTAATAATTCCATCTTGTAATTTTACCACTCCAAAAGCACTTGGATCATCAACTTGCTTCACCCAAATAGCACCATCTGCATTGGCATCCAATGTGAAATCTGCTTTAAATAAAGTATCTGCAAAAGCAACCACACAAGGACCACTTAACGATTCTTTTGCACAATGAATTGCATGAGCAGTACCTAAAGCTTCTTCCTGTACATACACCGAACCTTTTGCGCCTAAAGTTTTTGCAATTGCTAATAATTTTTTAGTGGTATTTGCTGGAAATCCTTTTGCTGCTGGACCAATAATAAAAGCTATTTCTTCTATAGTTTGATTGACAACACTTGCAATATTTTCTACTAAACGTTGTACAATTGGTTTACCTGCTATTACAGTTAATGGTTTTGGAATTGTTAATGTATGTGGTCTTAAACGAGACCCAATTCCTGCCATTGGAACAATTATTTTCATCAATATTTTTTTATAATTTTAAAGCTGCAATATAGTATTAATAAAGGATTGAAAAAAGTTAAATCCCTTTTGGTATTGCATTAATTAACGCTTTTGTATAACTGCTTTTTGGTGTTTTATAAATAACATCTGCATCTTCTATTTCCTCAATTTTTCCTTTATTCATTACTACTAATTGATCTGACATATATTTTACCACGGACAAATCATGTGAAATAAAAATATAAGTAAAGTTAAATTCGGATTTTAATTGATTTAATAAATTTAAGACTTGCGCTTGAACCGAGACATCTAAAGCTGATACCGATTCGTCACAAATAATTAATTTAGGCTGTAAAGCAATGGTTCTTGCAATTCCAATTCGTTGTCTTTGTCCACCAGAAAATTCGTGTGGATATCTATCAAAATGATTTTTTTCTAAACCAACCTTTTTCAACAATTGTAACACATATTCTTTTCGTTCTTTTTTAGATGATAAAATTCCGTGAACTTTCATGGGTTCCAAAATTGCATTTCCAACAGTAATTCTAGGATTTAATGAAGAAAAAGGATCTTGAAATATTATCTGTATTTCCTTACGCAACAATTTTAATTCAGTTTTAGAAAGCTGAGTAATATCTTTTTCGTTAAAAAAAATTGTTCCTCTTGTAGCTTTTTCTAGATGAAGAATTGTTCTTCCCAAAGTTGTTTTTCCACAACCAGACTCTCCTACTAAACCTAGTGTTTCTCCTTCATAAATTTTAAAAGAAACACTGTCTACCGCTTTTACAATTTCTTCCTTTTTAAACCAAGTTGCTTTGGTAATAAAATGTTTTTCTAAGTCTCTAACCTCTAATATTGGTTTTCCGCTATATATTTTTTGATGAAAATCTGCTCTTTCTTTATCTGTATAAATTTTAGCACTTACTTTATCATTTACAAAATCATCAACCGTTGGCAACACCTTTAATCGCTCTTCTAAATTTGGTTTCGACTTAATTAAGGCCTTGGTATATTCTTTTTTTGGATTTAAAAATATTTCCTCGGAAGAACCTTTTTCAACAATATTTCCTTGATATAAAACCACAATTTCATCTGCAATTTCTGAAACCAATGCCAAATCATGGGTAATGAATAAAATACTCATTCCTGTTTCTTGCTGAATTTCTTTCAACAACAAAATTATTTCTTTTTGTATGGTAACATCCAACGCAGTTGTTGGTTCATCTGCAATTAACAATTTTGGCTTACAAGCAATTGCCATTGCAATCATTACACGTTGTTTTTGTCCACCACTTATTTGATACGGATACGAAGAGAAAATCTGTTCTGGTCTAGGTAATTTTACTTTATTAAAAAGCGAGATTACTTCTTCTTTGATTTCTTTAGAAGTTAAATTAGTATGTTGTTCTAAAATTTCTGCAACTTGAAAGCCACAAGTTAAGGTTGGATTTAAAGAACTCATCGGTTCTTGAAAAATCATAGCGATGTCATTTCCTCTAATTTTTTGAAACTCTTTTTCCGAATACTTAGAAATATCTTCTCCATTAAAAATAATCTCACCTTCAGAATTAGCATTTTTTGGTAATAATCCTAAAATTGCCAACGAAGTAATTGATTTTCCACTTCCACTTTCTCCAACTAATCCTAAAATTTTATGCTTTTTTATTTTAAATGAAATGGTATTAACAACATTTTCATCTGAAGAAAAAGAAATAACAAGATTTTTAACGTTAATCATTCTAACAAATGTAAAACTTATTAAACAATTTTCGTTAGCTATAAAAACTATGAATTATTAACAGTGATAGATTAATATATTTTTTAGACTTTTGTCGAAATTATTAATCCCTCAATAATGCAACAGAAACTAATAAAGTGTTTAGTTTTGCTATGCCTTGTTAACGCGCCAAAAATCAGTTCTCAAGACAAAAAAGAAAGAAAAAATATTAATCAGAGTCACAATCTCATTCAACTTAAAAAGCTGAGTGAAAATTTTCAAAAAAAGGCTTTAAAAGAAAAAGAAAAGGCTCTTAAAACTGCTAGAAACAAAGATTGGAAAATTAACTATTCTAGCACGAATGGTCAATTTACTGAGTTAATAGCCATAAAGGATGGTAATCCTGTTTATTTTACAGAAAATAATACTGATGCTTCTCATGCTACTAGAACAAGTCATTTAAATACGAATGGTAGTTTAGGTTTAAATTTAGATGGTGAAGGAATGGTTATTGGCATCTGGGACGGTAAAATCCCAAAACAAAATCACCAAGAATTTAATAATACTTCTAACGGTAATAGAGTTTCTATTGGTGATAATAGCACAAGCTTTAATTCACACAGCACCCATGTAACAGGCACTATAATTGGTGCAGGTATTAACCCTATCGCAAAAGGCATGGCTCCAAAAGCAAAATCTATTAATTTTAATTGGTTAAATGATTTATCTGAAACCGCAAATGCAACATTA from Lutibacter sp. Hel_I_33_5 carries:
- a CDS encoding sugar phosphate nucleotidyltransferase codes for the protein MKIIVPMAGIGSRLRPHTLTIPKPLTVIAGKPIVQRLVENIASVVNQTIEEIAFIIGPAAKGFPANTTKKLLAIAKTLGAKGSVYVQEEALGTAHAIHCAKESLSGPCVVAFADTLFKADFTLDANADGAIWVKQVDDPSAFGVVKLQDGIITNFVEKPKDFVSDLAIIGIYYFKDGEKVKEEIQYLLDNDLRENGEYQLTNVLESLKKQGAQFIPGKVSAWMDCGKKDPTVDTNKQVLGFEHADGNNLVAENVVLENSEIIQPCYVGENVVLKNTKIGPYVSIGTNSVVEDSIIVNSLIQDNVEISNANLDNAMIGNHAKYNGNYTSVSIGDYTELT
- a CDS encoding ABC transporter ATP-binding protein — translated: MINVKNLVISFSSDENVVNTISFKIKKHKILGLVGESGSGKSITSLAILGLLPKNANSEGEIIFNGEDISKYSEKEFQKIRGNDIAMIFQEPMSSLNPTLTCGFQVAEILEQHTNLTSKEIKEEVISLFNKVKLPRPEQIFSSYPYQISGGQKQRVMIAMAIACKPKLLIADEPTTALDVTIQKEIILLLKEIQQETGMSILFITHDLALVSEIADEIVVLYQGNIVEKGSSEEIFLNPKKEYTKALIKSKPNLEERLKVLPTVDDFVNDKVSAKIYTDKERADFHQKIYSGKPILEVRDLEKHFITKATWFKKEEIVKAVDSVSFKIYEGETLGLVGESGCGKTTLGRTILHLEKATRGTIFFNEKDITQLSKTELKLLRKEIQIIFQDPFSSLNPRITVGNAILEPMKVHGILSSKKERKEYVLQLLKKVGLEKNHFDRYPHEFSGGQRQRIGIARTIALQPKLIICDESVSALDVSVQAQVLNLLNQLKSEFNFTYIFISHDLSVVKYMSDQLVVMNKGKIEEIEDADVIYKTPKSSYTKALINAIPKGI